A window of Acropora muricata isolate sample 2 chromosome 6, ASM3666990v1, whole genome shotgun sequence genomic DNA:
CAGTTTTATTATCAGTAAGAAAGCACAAATACTCAGCAAGCAACCGTTGATAATAGAGGGCTTAAAGGGggtaggtcacgcaattttaggcaatttccagtggtcatagaattaactgaaataacaaaataacggctcaaaactatagaagaactcaaacaaaacacaggaaagctaagaagagACAAgaatggacaaaactggggaggattgaaatggattgcatttgggtaaatttgaaaaacgtcggcccaccttttttcaaatttatatcagtttacatgaaaatgtcttttaaacagctggaaaatcattctcagttgttatgtggccatgattctgaaaatgagagactcttgctctgccaatttgacgtttagagctcataactaacaaaataaaacaaaattacctaaaacagcgcGATCTAGCCCCTTTAAGGCCGACCGTACAGGGGAGCAAAGAGCTGAGAAAAATGCCTTGCAAGGCAGTTTGCTCTGCCGTTTCCTCTCCTGTGCGGCgaaattttggtgaaaaattcGTTTGATATATTGGTACGTGTTTGAGTTTTTTTCAGCCTCTCAAGGCGAATTTCTCATCAAAATTTCGCCGCAAACGAGAGGAAACGGCTGGAAAAACAACTTCGCCGAGTCATTTTTCTCAGCTCTTTCCTCCGTGACGTACGCGGCGGGCTTAAGCAAAAATGACGTGTGAAAAATGTAGCTTCGTGTTCCTGttatcatttctcgattattccaagtcgctTGGCTGTCACAATGTTTACAAACTATATTGGAAACAAATTGGTTCGGGCAGCTTAGAGATGGAAATAAGAAACTTACAATTTGTCGTCAAGTGCTTACGTTGCCCACACAACCGTGCAAAACAGGTCTTTAAAGGGACTATGTCAGCTGGGGGGCATGCGCAATAGAGTCCAGTTgagactaatttgcatataactCGGAGCGGCATTTTTGTGTTTTCACCATTGCGTTCGTCGTGTGATCGCACCTTTTAACGCACGGAGATAGGTTTGATGTGCCTCCTTTTTTAAGATTATGGAAACTGACTGTGCTGTCGTCGAAAGTGTGTCAATTGAGGTAAGTTTAGCCGCTTGTTTTCGCGATATTTGTTGTCTGATGTAAATTATCGGTCAGCTTACCTTTGCCAAGGTAGTGGTACATGATGACTTACgggtgattttcttttgtttataggCTGATCCTTGCAAATGCAAGATTACTTGTTCTCGAAGAACTGCCTTCAAAACTCGTGGTTGCCCTTGCAAAACTGCGAATTTGCACTGCACCGACTTGTGCACTTGCGGCACGAAGAACAAGCCCTAATAAACCTGTATTTATATTCATTTTTGATTACATTCATCATCTGCCCATGTGCATTCATAGCACTATCGAGGTCAAGGGAAGTCTATATGTTTTCTAACCTTCATCTTTCTGTCATTGTAAGAATAACTAAGGTCCAACCGTGTTACTAGCGCCGCCTGACAGACCAacggaagaagaagaaagagttTTGGAAAATCGAAgaatcgatcgatcgatcgttGTTTATATGGTTCTCTTGTCAAGGAATTTGCTGAAATTCTAATGTCTCGTTTGTTTCCTTGATCAAAATTTAGTACGAGTATACGAGGTTGCTTTCATACAAACTGCTCACCATTTTATTTGGCTACCAGACGCTGAAAGTTTGCCATCTACAGAATATTATATGGTTCACCTTCGACGGCCGCCGCGAGTGGACATTGCAAATCCACGTAAGAACAGCTCCAAGAAACAAAGATTTCAAAAATATCGTAACAAACAGCTTCTACAATTACTGACGAAcgtttataaataaaaaattcggCTAACTTCCCAAAGATGGACACGATTTAGGCAGATGGAAACGGTTTCCTGACCTCTGCGACGGTGTTTGAAAAAGTTGGGACAACGATTTCAAATTGTTCTGTCAACGCGGGTACTCTATTGCGCATGCCCCCCAGCTGACATAGTCCCTTTAAGAACAGCTGCGAAACGTACAAAAATGGAAAAGGCACCTGTAAAGTGGCGTGCAAAGctgctgtttttgtttgttaaatatgcaaattgggACGTTTTTGTCGTCAtgattgcttaagctccttaataATCCCGTCGGATCAAAAAACTGAATTTAATCGGTTTGTTGTAGAAGATTTTTTAAGAGGGAGCGATACAACGTCgagttatttttaaatttgagtGCTACATTCCTCCTGGCCAAACCAGCTATCTTCAGGTTCAAAATATCTGAAGAGGGTTGGTTTCGCCCGCAGACGAAATATAGTACTCAGATTCAAAAATAACTCCATACGTTGTGTCGTTAATTTGACGTCTTGagcaagaacaaaaacaaaaggggttCATTTCCTCggttgaaggaaaagaaaacacgAAAATATATTAATTCTATTCAAACCTGCGCAATTTATCACAAGTAGCTATTACTGCACTTGTTCCTTATTGGATACTGACAACACCTATCGAAATTTAATTGGCTGAAAAATCGACACTTGATGTAACGCTAAGGAAACGTAGGTAACGCCACTGTTCACGCCACTTGCTTGCGTAAGTGAAAACTGTGTCTGTCCTCTGTTTTAATGATAAAATGTAGGCAATTCGCGCTATTGGCTGTGGAGAATACGAAGTGTGATTACTGTGTTTGATGGTTAATGCATTCTGTTCTTTTCACGCTTATCTCACCTTTCACTTAAAAGGGGACCCCAAACCCCAACGCACCATCACCCCTAGGTCCTACTGCTGGTAATGAAGGGTAAATACTGACATATCACTGGTGTGTTCACTCTGAAATACAGCAAGTGAATCTTTTGGCTTCTAAAACCGTATTTTTTACTTTGGCACAAATGTAATGTTACGTTTGTGGTAATCTGTACTGAAAAACATTTTCGTGATCGTGGAAATCGAATTTATTTTCCGGTGTATTTTTTTCCCCTCATGCTATATCGCAGAAAGGAAAGAGTAGCTTAAAATAAgatttgaatgaaaaaatgtttttgtattGTCAAATTTAATATATCGATTTTTGTTTACTGGAGTAATCATGCTTTCGCTATGATTTCATTACATGATTCTCATATTTGATTAATCAATTGCTCTAAGTTATTATTCGGTGCATGTATCCTCCCCTTTCATGCTAAGACTATTGTTTACTCATTTCCTGTTTGAAAATTAACAGGAAACAGCTAAAATGTCCCTAGGTTAGGTGAGATGATACCGGAATACTACCTTTGTATTGCTTTATGTCATAGAAAGTTTAACTCTAATTATTGGTTATTCTGTCTTTTAAATGCATTGGTAGGCTGTGGTCTGTACTACAATAAGGTAAATAGGGTTACTATAGCAACAATTTGGATACGAAGATGTTGGCTCGTAtaggactttttttttttcagtgcattGCGTACTTCCGCGAGGCAAGAATGACGTTTTTGCAGGCTGGCAAATGGCAACTGCATTATAATAAAATAGACAGTTGACGTCAGAGTTTAAAAGTTCCATCATAGCACTGTTCTTGTCTTACTGTCGCTAAATTAACACGAAGGCCATCCATCAAGTACGACGTAGTGAAGGTCCCAACGCAATTAACTCCAAGACAAACGCAAATTGGGGATTCTCATCTCAAGGTGTGTTGGGAAATCAACTTCTTTTCATTACGTGTTGTGCTGAGTCCAAGATGACCGTTGAAATATCGCAACTGACAAACGAGGAGTTCCGTGTCATGCGAACTGCGTTCGAAATTTTCGACAAAAATAACAACGATGTAATCGACGAACACGAATTCGGGAACCTTATTCGCGCCATCGGCTTCAATCCAAGCAATCGAGAAATTGAAGAAACCTTaagaaaatttgacaaaaatggaGACGGGGTGATTGATTTTCAAGAGTTCATCTCTATGGCCAAGCATTTTGAGGGCTGCAGTAAAGACGACATGGAACAAACACTGAGGCAAGCTTTCAGGTATGAAACAAACAGACTTATATTAATTGCTAAAGTCTCCACTTCCTGTCAAGTAACAGAATTATGCGAGCTGAGATAAGATTTCAGTGTAATATTTCACACGGACAACTCAGACAGCTTGACCAATTATGGTTTAAAAGATGTTAACGAATTTCTAAAATTCAGAAGTCAATTATTTGGAGCAAAGCTTTGCTCCTGGCAAATTCGTTGACTTTAAAGGCACcattcaaaagaaaagttccCTTTTTTTGTATTTGTGGCGAAAAGGGACGCTTCCTTTGTAGCctacgccttgcttgctttcaaGTGAGTTTCGCATGGTAAATTTAAGTTCTGAATATAGCACTGGTTTGTGTTTTGAAGGTCAAATATCTGTCAAATTTTCTCGAACGTGGCTAAACGAAATAAAACTTGTGTTGCTTTGGGGACGAGATTCAATCTTTAGTAAGACTGATTGCCGTTTTTATCAGTAGATTTCTTGTGCATTATATTACCCGCCTTAAAGTTGTTGATAGgaagatttgaaaacaaaaaaaagtcataaaaaataaatcgaaTGGCCGGCGAGGGACAATGGCCATAAACCTGTCGATGGAAGCGGATAAAAGCTATCAGATAATGTTTTGAATGTTAAACACTATCCTAGGGTAATTTCCATTTAACTTTAACGGGCAAAATACGTGCCATccgttgtttttttgttttattctgcTTTCTCATTCTCTCTCTATTTTTTTTGAAGCTCTGTTGCTTTTGAGTCTAAACACCAAGCTGAGTTTATAACCGATCTATTTGAACAAACCATGCGCATTACCTGACCTGAACTTAGAGTCTTTGTCCTTGGGCGAAAACGGTGTAGTTTCTTGAAAACCTCAAAATTATCATAAAAGACAAAACACTTCCGCAGAACTTTATTTTGCATAACAGACATCATGTCAGCTGTCTTAACCAATTTTACGATGACTATTTTCCTTTTAGATCGGAGAAAGCATCAATTGTAAATACAGACAAGCGAGGCTCTTTTTTTGCTCGAAAAAGCTTTCTTTTTGCGTCAAAGCGAACACTTACCTCCGTGTTTTTAAAAGCTGTTGCGATTGCTAATGTTATTTTGAGTCTGATCAAAGCAAAGGGACGTTTCTCTGTCGCTAAGATAATCTTCAATAATAAAGAACCAGCTGTAATTTCTCAGTACCAGGAGGTCATTGTTCCTACCGTTTCCCATCATTCTCTGCTGTCAgtctctcttttcttttaccAAGGAGGGATCGATTCCTTGCGGAGTGTATATAACGTATTTTTACCATTCATATGAAATAAAGCTTTTGCATAGACATGTGCCGGCTTCTGTTGAAGCCAAATTTTTCCAGTCATTCATATTCAAGGAAGACAGCATCGCGTGTGGAAAAAGCGATCCTCTAAAGGCAGATGATCGGGTTAAATGGAAGAGGACACGGGGGGCTGGAAGGAAAggttgaataaaaaaaatccgTGTACAATGCCAAAGAGAATAAAAACTCTTTGAACGAAGTATGAAGGGGTAAGATTATAACGTATATATGTTGTTTTCGATGCGTAAGAAGAAATCCAAAAGACATAAACAAATGGCGAAAAAATTGTCATAGGAGCTGAAATTAGCCCATGTACCTTTTCTAATAATTAACTCTGGCGAAGGAGTTAAAAGGCAGTAAATTcccaaaataattttcttgtgaAATAGATGAAATACGTTGCAAAACAACTTGACAGAAGCGAGAAAACGGCAATCATTGAAACCTTTCTCTGCCGTTTACATATGATTTCTTTCAGTTGCACGGCGTTATTTATGACAAAGACTAATGGGTCTTTAAAATTTGTGGTAAAAAAGcggacaaaaaagaaacaaaactacGGTCTCTATATCATAAAAACAAGTACTTTGTCCCATCTGAAAACATTTCAAACTCACGCTGTGAACCTGGATCCGTCCCTGTTATACGTTGTCGGCTTAATTAGAAACAAGTTAAAATGTCATGTGACCAGATAACAATTAATTAATTGTTAATTGCTCATGGCTTTggtactaattaacaattagactacgagcccgagttttctacgagcagatagtcaacgaggcgcagcggaaaaatgttttctatttcctaaatatgtatatataaatgtCTGTTGTCAAGTGCATGCAGTCATAACCAATCAGCGTAAACCACCATCTGCCAATAGGCCTAAGACTTATTTGCGCATGCTTCAACTGCAACCCTGTGACTGGTTCATGATCATTGCATGGAACGCATTGATATGGTTGGCTTAAGATTGTTTGATTCCTTCAGAAGACCCATCTAAGAGCTTCCACAGTCTGTTGGCCTTTTGCCTTTGCAGTTCACAGTTTTACTTCGAAAGtaaaacaaagaggaaaaaaattctcTTGAACTAAATTAGGTCGGGATTGGAGAGCAAAAACCGGTTTAACCTGCCTGATTGTTGCTAAAACGATTGAACTCGATTAATAGCACGTGACCTTTAGGATGACTTCATCACGTTAACGGAGACAGAATAGACAGTTTGACGCTGTTGTGGTTTATTAAAAGTTGCGTTTTTCCGTCTAGAGTTGGGATCAACCCTGAGGAAGACACTAGATAGGAGGGTCGAAATGTTGGCTCTTAAATTGTCGCTATTtaatttgtattcatttttaAACCAGAATAACGTCGATAATAATTGTCCACCATTACCGCGTGAGGAGACTTCTGCCAAATTAAGGGTGGAACGTGTTTAAAACCACATTTTCTTCACGCTTCGGTGGTGAAATAGGCTCGATTTCCAGCCGTTTTGTGAGCCCGCGTTCCTTGCCCCACACCACGGCCGTAGTTGGGAGGAGGACAACCGCACTCCCAAACCGGCTGGAAATCGAGCCTAGTGGTGAAATTGAATCGATGAGAACCGGTAAACACTTTTGTGTAGGAAAATAAATCGCATTCAGTCATTTTTCTGATATTTTAAATTTGGGCTAGCCTAACTcagaaatacaaaaataaaaccgAGAGATTTCGAACTAGTTCTCCGCTATTAGTTACTCAGCAAAGCTCACTTCCGGTTTACTCAGCAAAGCTCACTTCCGGTGTATTTAAGAAGGTGCTTTTTTAGGTATTGTATTGGCTTTGAACCAATTTAATATACATGTGACGGTAATAATCAACGATGTGAGGCCCGTTGGGGCAAACAGTTGACGATGGCGCTAATAGTGATGAAAATGAAACTGTATTTTGTTTGTAGGGTTTTTGACCGCGATGGAAACGGTTACATCTCCACAGAAGAACTACGTTACGTTGTGACAACGTTTGGAGAAAAGTTAACTCacgaagaagcagaagaactgATTGCCATGTTcgataaaaacaaagatggaaAACTGGAATACGAAGAGTTTGTCACATGGGCAAAAAGCTCATTAGCGGATTACTTGAAGTCATTGTAAATCAAATAATATTCGGCAATCTGGTACTGTACACATTTACTGAATAGGTTAACAAATTATAAGCTGAAAAAAGGTTCACTTGTTTGGGGTAATGTACGTAGCGTAATTCAAGAATTAGGCCCAACCATCCCCAGCTCCATCCTTCTTGTGCGTTAGCTTCGCAACCGGCTTTCGATCGACAGCGACTGCGAACATTACCATTTGCTCGTGTTAGCATGTTATCCCAAACAAACACCAAAATTTCAAACGACGTTTTCTTTGGTGTTTGTCGCTCTCGTTGCCATTAGGCGCTCATTCAGCGCCGTTCTTGAAGACTACGTATACAGTGCCAATGCCAAAGAACTGGTTCAAATTGTGctcaaaagtttcaaatttttgtgttattttCACGACCTCGATCCTCACTGCTCCTGCATGCTATTTAAACTGCATTTATCAAGAGAATAATGCAGTTCCCCTTCTAGAATAAGATCTGGCTACAACAGTTAGGATTATTACGACCCCTCTCTCTTTCCGAAGAGCGTATAATTTCCTCACAGCCTTTCTTACTAACAGGACATGCACGTGGCGGCGCTAATGGGGAGTTTAAAACTTGATGaaggcaacgtcaacgacaacgcgacaaatcaatgatttgattggttgaatgaagaaaactaatcgtgctgcacgtgcagcacgctttttggtgcaatgttttgacgtagtctgccaaacgacgacgtgaaattttcatctttgaggttctgacgacaacgcgagcccgcagcagtaaatctttcattctttgcctttacatgataaccattcgtgccaagcaagcgaaagtgcacttcgcctattttgcacAACGTGATCAACTATGAATAATAGCAAAAcccttaacttaacgcaaagttcaattttaatgtgacgttttatttgcagttgccgtcgtggCTTCGTaataaactccctaatgttgAGTAGTCCTTTTCTTCGAACTCATTAAATATTAACTATTTCAGTGCAGATGTAATTTCAAGAACGGCACTATGTCCTCACTGAATCACTTCAAGATCCTGACTGCGCAAAAGCTGTGTAATATATGTATAGGCAATCAcctgatttcgagtgcaatttggaataaataagcacgagtaaatttttcaaagactaacgaaatttggggtctttgaaaaatttgcaagtgcttatttattccaaattgcgcaagaaaaatcatgtgattacttatcgataacatgcaaaaaaaatttcgagatggttaagcctggtttccatatcgttgtatctgtcgtatctgtcgtgtctatcgtacgaaaaaaattcataggacagatataactttatggcaacctcccgtacaaatgctcaatacaaaagaaacgacagatacaacttgttgtacaagatagaatgaattctgtcctatgaatttttttcgtacgacagacacgacagatacgacagatacaacgatatggaaaccaggctttaagcagaagaaacgcacgcgtatcacgcgatcagggaaaaattgcgccatccagggcgtgcgcttgatttgaaagcaaaagatttgattggccatttGTGAGttatcattgaccaatcagaacgcttggtttgttacctctttttgcacctgtcaatcatttttaatttcaactttctgcactaatttcgttttaagtttttgcactgtttgggattaattgacatacTCTCAGCCAATGATcttggagaaattttttcatgtatattattactaCTGATATCACCTTCTGGACGTGGTGCGAGAGCGTCGGACCAAACGAtattccccgagatttcggcccttTGATCGATTTTTAAAGCCTGGTTCTCATACGGCCGCGGACCAATTTTTATTCAAACCGTGTCACGATCgcataaacaaacaagaaacttgaaagaagaaaaacaaccaTCGATGAGTGGCAAAGCTGGCAGTCATCTTCCCGCGCTTCGAATGAATTGACAAGATTTCAATAGATTACccaatgaaattccagattggaTTCACCAATCAGACAAGAGTCTCCTTTGTCGAAGTAGACTACATTTACGTATTCCCATTAGCTGGCATCTGGAATCTGTAGGGCATCTCTCAGATTTGGcgaatcatttttttttcactctgaATTCAGAAATACATTCAGAATACGCCATTTCATCGAGGTCGAATCTTCCGTATTCCGTATTCACTCACCGTCTACTGAAACTCAAGTTTGTCTTTTTCCCGCCAAGTTGACGTCGTCCCTTCCTCAGCCCCACGTGGACAAAGTTACCCCGCTATATGTCAACGTCCTCCGTAACTTAAGGTCGGTAATATGTTGGTGGTCGTTTGGGGTCTCTGGTACTGAATGTATATTAAGGACATAAAATTGAAGTATCACAGATCGCACAGAAACCGGCGCAGTGAAAAGGTCATCTCTCGATGGAGGATAAAAAGCCCCCGATCAAATCTTTGATCACGTCAATGTCTACATTTTGTTTCATTAACATTCGAGTTTGCAAACAGAAGGCATCATGTTATTCacaaattgacttcaaaagGTAAATGAACGCGTTTAACGTAATTAAATCTTCaattataaattaaatttaagccTTTTTGCTTTTGATAACGAGCGAGTTATAAGccgtcaaaaactaaaaattcttGGGTAAACGCGCTAATGAGGTTTAACATTCTCggtaaaatttccaaatttcaaTGCTGCGTCATTGCTCAGAGATTATCGGTTATATTGCCCTCAAATGTTCGGAGACATAGTTAATAGAGTTATGCTATGCATCCTCTATTAACTACTATGATGTATACTCTTTCAATATTCATGCAGCACCGATTTCTTGGCTGATAGGTCACAAAACGGTGGGCCTTAGTAATGAGGCAAAAATGCGAACGAAGATTCGCCAATGCCAAATCAGGTAAATTACAGTGGCTCGCTGCACGACAAAAATAGTTGAAATATTTGCTTAATAGATTCTACGAAAGCACTGTATTACAAAaatgttaataacaataatactaataataataataataataataataataataataataatattcatacTAATAATAGACTACTTTTTGAAGCCTTACCAAAATAAGAATGAAAATCTCTTAACCTTGGTCTCCATCAACCGCAGACGATAAATCGGTCTCTGAAATCCTCAGAGGCATGGAAACTCATACGATAAGTGGACGGAGAACAAATTGAAAGTGACGTACAGCTGAAAGCCGAATTAGTGAATTTATATAGTGGCAGGGGGGAAGGATAAATGGGCCATTCCAAGGATAACTATACGCTTCCATAGCATGGCTAACGGAAAACCAATTTGGCTAGTGTCAAGTTATAATGACTC
This region includes:
- the LOC136920658 gene encoding calmodulin-like, with protein sequence MTVEISQLTNEEFRVMRTAFEIFDKNNNDVIDEHEFGNLIRAIGFNPSNREIEETLRKFDKNGDGVIDFQEFISMAKHFEGCSKDDMEQTLRQAFRVFDRDGNGYISTEELRYVVTTFGEKLTHEEAEELIAMFDKNKDGKLEYEEFVTWAKSSLADYLKSL